In the genome of Quercus robur chromosome 3, dhQueRobu3.1, whole genome shotgun sequence, one region contains:
- the LOC126718752 gene encoding peptidyl-prolyl cis-trans isomerase CYP23 codes for MWACNVWIPFSLLWCVASVISVSALSQEEPQLGSVRVVFQTNYGDIEFGFLPTVAPKTVDHIFKLVRLGCYNTNHFFRVDKGFVAQVADVVGGRTAPMNEEQRREGEKTVVGEFSDVKHVKGVLSMGRFEDPNSAQSSFSMLLGDAPHLDGQYAIFGRVTRGEETLKKFEQLPTRREGIFVMPTERITILSTYYYDTEMESCETERSVLKRKLAASAVEIERQRMKCFP; via the exons atgtgggcaTGTAATGTATGGATCCCCTTTAGCTTACTCTGGTGCGTGGCATCAGTTATTTCAGTTAGTGCACTGTCCCAAGAAGAACCCCAACTGGGTTCTGTCCGTGTAGTGTTCCag ACAAACTATGGAGACATCGAATTCGGTTTCTTACCAACCGTTGCACCCAAAACTGTTGACCACATTTTCAAGCTTGTTCGGTTGGGATGTTACAATACCAATCACTTTTTTCGG GTTGATAAGGGGTTTGTTGCCCAAGTGGCTGATGTTGTGGGTGGAAGAACAGCCCCAATGAATGAAGAGCAAAGAAGAGAAGGTGAAAAAACTGTTGTTGGTGAATTTAGTGATGTCAAACATGTAAAGGGTGTTCTTTCTATGGGGAG GTTTGAGGATCCCAACAGTGCTCAATCCTCTTTTTCGATGCTTCTCGGAGATGCTCCTCATCTTGATGGCCAG TATGCAATTTTTGGACGAGTTACCCGAGGTGAAGAAACATTGAAAAAGTTTGAGCAGCTCCCTACTCGTCgtgagggtatttttgtaatg CCAACTGAACGCATCACCATCTTATCAACGTACTATTATG atacTGAGATGGAGAGCTGTGAAACGGAGAGGTCAGTTTTGAAAAGAAAGCTTGCTGCATCTGCTGTTGAAATCGAAAGACAG AGAATGAAATGCTTCCCTTGA